Proteins encoded within one genomic window of Acinetobacter sp. WCHA55:
- a CDS encoding cell division protein FtsQ/DivIB yields the protein MAQLPASMRRKRAAITSIHDKPPTRKEKLANFGGWVMLVVAVAVLLVGIYGLYQVMTDARVAELDVVGVRSEAEKNQVMGHVSPTITHNYFTSDLEDIRDRTLELAWIDRVVVSRAWPNAIRVRVMPRHAIARWGTGRLLSDSGDVFSEVTPKNNQNLPLLHGPISQSKMMMRRYNEINQLFQPVNLRLKELYLTERMTWFMQFDSGLRVIVDQDQTMSKLQRLSYLAQSDLKPVWAKVSAIDLRYRNGLAIQWKNAAAPKIANGHFVVTIDDTSIAGGAAAKP from the coding sequence ATGGCGCAATTACCCGCTTCTATGCGCCGTAAACGCGCAGCGATTACCTCGATACACGATAAACCACCGACGCGTAAGGAAAAGCTTGCCAACTTTGGTGGTTGGGTGATGTTGGTCGTTGCCGTGGCGGTGCTGTTGGTTGGTATTTATGGCTTATATCAAGTCATGACAGATGCACGTGTGGCCGAACTTGATGTAGTAGGCGTACGTTCTGAGGCAGAAAAAAATCAGGTAATGGGACATGTTTCACCGACCATCACCCATAACTATTTCACCTCAGATTTAGAAGACATTCGCGATCGAACTTTAGAGTTGGCTTGGATTGATCGTGTGGTGGTTTCGCGAGCATGGCCGAATGCGATTCGCGTTCGTGTTATGCCAAGGCATGCAATTGCACGTTGGGGGACGGGGCGTCTCTTAAGTGACAGTGGTGATGTATTTAGCGAAGTGACGCCGAAAAATAATCAGAATTTGCCTTTATTACACGGCCCAATCAGTCAGTCTAAAATGATGATGCGCCGTTATAATGAAATTAATCAATTATTCCAGCCAGTCAATCTCCGTTTAAAAGAACTATATTTAACGGAGCGTATGACTTGGTTTATGCAGTTCGATTCAGGTTTACGTGTTATCGTAGATCAGGATCAAACTATGAGTAAGCTGCAACGTTTGAGTTATTTGGCTCAAAGTGATTTGAAGCCAGTTTGGGCCAAAGTATCTGCCATTGATTTGCGTTATCGGAATGGCTTGGCCATCCAATGGAAGAATGCTGCTGCACCAAAGATAGCAAATGGTCATTTTGTTGTAACGATTGATGACACAAGCATTGCAGGTGGAGCAGCAGCAAAGCCATAA
- the gshB gene encoding glutathione synthase, protein MRVLVVMDPIETVNLKKDSTMAMLWAASRRGHELGYALQHDLYIDQGKAFGLISPLKVFEDYDHYYDLGEQQKESLADYDVILMRKDPPFDMNFVYTTYILEQAEREGAWIINKPQSLRDCNEKLFATQFPELQVPTLVTSQQSLIREFIKEHGDVIVKPLDGMGGMGIFRLYQDGVNIGSTLEMLTEMGTRPIMAQRYIPEIVEGDKRILLVNGEPIPYCLARIPQNGEVRGNLAAGGLGQARPLTENDKAIAAKVGPFLREKGLVFVGLDVIGNYVTEINVTSPTCIREIDAQFGTSIADTLFDVLEAGKAS, encoded by the coding sequence ATGCGTGTACTGGTAGTGATGGACCCGATTGAAACGGTGAATCTAAAAAAAGATTCTACGATGGCAATGTTATGGGCAGCAAGCCGTCGCGGACATGAACTGGGTTATGCATTACAACACGATTTATATATCGATCAAGGCAAAGCCTTTGGTCTGATTTCTCCCTTAAAAGTGTTTGAAGACTACGATCATTATTATGATTTAGGTGAACAACAAAAAGAGTCCTTGGCGGATTACGATGTGATCTTGATGCGTAAAGATCCACCGTTCGACATGAACTTTGTCTACACCACCTATATCTTGGAACAAGCGGAACGTGAAGGTGCGTGGATTATCAATAAACCACAGTCCTTACGTGACTGTAATGAAAAACTGTTTGCCACGCAGTTCCCCGAACTCCAAGTCCCTACATTGGTGACTTCACAACAAAGCCTGATTCGTGAATTTATCAAAGAACATGGTGATGTGATTGTGAAGCCTCTTGATGGTATGGGTGGTATGGGAATTTTCCGTTTATATCAAGATGGTGTGAACATTGGCTCAACTTTGGAAATGTTGACGGAAATGGGCACACGTCCGATTATGGCGCAACGTTATATTCCTGAAATAGTGGAAGGGGATAAACGTATTTTGCTGGTCAATGGTGAACCTATTCCGTATTGCTTGGCGCGGATTCCACAAAACGGTGAAGTGCGTGGGAATTTGGCCGCAGGTGGTTTGGGTCAAGCCCGTCCCTTGACTGAAAATGACAAGGCGATTGCCGCAAAAGTGGGACCCTTCTTACGTGAAAAAGGTTTGGTTTTTGTCGGGCTTGATGTGATTGGCAACTATGTGACCGAGATTAATGTCACCAGTCCAACCTGTATTCGTGAGATTGATGCACAATTTGGTACTTCGATTGCCGATACTTTATTTGATGTCTTGGAAGCAGGTAAAGCCAGCTAA
- a CDS encoding DUF3565 domain-containing protein, with the protein MQQAIVGFHLDAEQHWVAELACGHTQHVRHTPPWQNRPWVQTEQGRQEKIGVLLNCKKCVENAQK; encoded by the coding sequence GTGCAACAAGCGATTGTCGGTTTTCATCTCGATGCTGAACAGCATTGGGTGGCTGAGCTTGCTTGTGGCCACACACAGCATGTCCGCCATACGCCACCATGGCAAAACCGTCCTTGGGTACAAACTGAGCAAGGACGCCAAGAAAAAATAGGCGTTCTTTTAAACTGTAAAAAATGCGTGGAAAATGCACAAAAATAA
- a CDS encoding TonB-dependent receptor, with the protein MIKFSPQPPCGSNLFKYSLLSFMILNVHTAYADEVTLQNNENPSSQATTNKSNTTAVLPTLKIEAMSELDPIKSYVDYDQANVTRNGLKKKDIPQTIDTIDVQKYKVYGSNDLSVMLQGTPGVSTSYDTRGDGITLRGFSADSGDIYRDGIRESGQVRRSTSNIERIEILKGPASVLYGRSAGGGVINMVSKYANFDSKSSVGTYVGSYDNYGATADINQVLNDNWAVRLTGEYGEADSFRSGIDSKIEMISPSFTYKNDDETLTWTTQYTYDKLNRTPDRGPSYSNLPAGVSIKTGFAQEGDFIEDELQVIRTDVKYQYAPNWKFHWALSYRQAYQNFDNFFGGTYCNNNLTLETTPKACTWNGYVRQSYAWQETMNKTITNTFDISGSFKTGAVEHQLLVGADVSREDRSPKLGNYSSGSGVPRYYGFINPYNPTDQYNTLPSSERLPVTSENHHVGESMGFFAQDLISLTPELKMMLGMRYDQYNFKSTNHTQNISKQYDDTTFSPNIGLVWQPSEQHSFYTSYNKSFAPYGGRGNISVDVNTDPKYYDAEPQYNEQYEIGVKSDWLDQRLNTQLSVYDIRKKNIRYQPDAKEQPFLWSIGGEHQSRGLEFSFIGRVLDNVFVRGGYGYTDTEVKKDKEKPQNVGNALANTSKNTGNLFVRYLPTEKLYGEVGVTYVGSYYTNINNLNKMEGFNRVDAAIGYSADPWNVTLAVSNLTNKEYWRSDSMPGTPRSFLMRLNYQF; encoded by the coding sequence ATGATTAAATTTTCACCACAGCCGCCTTGTGGTTCTAACCTATTCAAATATAGCCTTCTCAGCTTTATGATTTTAAATGTACATACAGCCTATGCGGATGAAGTAACGCTACAAAATAATGAGAACCCTTCTTCTCAAGCGACGACAAACAAATCAAATACAACAGCAGTTTTGCCTACCCTAAAAATTGAGGCAATGAGTGAACTTGATCCAATCAAAAGCTATGTCGATTATGATCAGGCCAATGTCACCCGTAATGGCTTAAAGAAAAAAGATATTCCTCAAACCATCGACACCATTGATGTACAGAAATATAAAGTCTATGGGTCTAACGACCTCAGTGTGATGCTACAAGGCACACCGGGAGTATCCACCAGCTACGATACGCGTGGTGATGGCATCACCCTCCGTGGTTTCTCTGCCGACTCGGGTGATATTTACCGTGATGGTATTCGTGAAAGTGGCCAAGTCCGTCGCAGCACATCCAACATTGAGCGGATCGAAATTTTAAAAGGTCCAGCCTCGGTACTTTACGGTCGTAGTGCTGGCGGTGGTGTGATCAATATGGTGAGTAAATACGCCAACTTTGACTCGAAAAGTTCCGTCGGTACTTATGTAGGCTCATATGATAACTACGGTGCAACAGCAGATATCAACCAAGTGCTGAATGACAACTGGGCTGTGCGCTTAACGGGTGAATACGGTGAAGCGGATAGTTTCCGCTCAGGCATTGACAGTAAAATTGAGATGATCTCGCCAAGTTTCACGTATAAAAATGATGATGAAACCCTTACGTGGACCACACAATATACTTACGACAAATTAAATCGAACCCCTGACCGTGGGCCTTCTTATAGTAATTTACCTGCGGGTGTTTCAATCAAGACTGGCTTTGCTCAAGAAGGCGATTTTATTGAAGATGAATTACAAGTTATTCGTACTGATGTGAAATATCAATATGCGCCAAATTGGAAATTCCACTGGGCGCTCAGTTATCGCCAAGCTTATCAGAACTTTGACAACTTCTTTGGTGGCACCTATTGCAACAATAATCTCACTTTAGAAACAACGCCGAAAGCATGTACTTGGAATGGTTACGTACGTCAAAGCTATGCATGGCAAGAAACCATGAATAAAACCATTACCAATACTTTTGATATTTCTGGCTCATTCAAAACGGGAGCTGTAGAACATCAGCTCCTCGTCGGTGCAGATGTCAGCCGTGAAGACCGCTCACCAAAACTAGGAAATTACTCAAGTGGCTCAGGTGTTCCTCGCTACTATGGTTTTATTAACCCCTACAATCCAACAGACCAATATAATACGTTGCCAAGCTCGGAACGCCTCCCTGTAACCTCGGAAAATCATCACGTAGGTGAGTCAATGGGGTTCTTCGCTCAAGATTTAATTAGCCTGACACCTGAACTCAAAATGATGTTAGGTATGCGCTATGATCAGTACAATTTCAAATCGACCAATCATACCCAGAACATTTCAAAACAATATGATGATACGACCTTCAGCCCTAATATTGGCCTTGTATGGCAACCATCAGAACAACACAGTTTTTATACCTCATATAATAAGAGCTTCGCCCCTTATGGAGGTCGTGGCAATATTTCTGTTGATGTTAATACTGATCCTAAATACTATGATGCTGAACCTCAATACAATGAACAATATGAAATTGGGGTTAAAAGTGACTGGTTAGACCAACGTTTAAACACACAACTTTCTGTTTATGACATTCGTAAAAAGAATATTCGTTATCAACCTGATGCCAAAGAACAACCCTTCCTTTGGTCTATTGGTGGTGAACATCAATCTAGAGGCTTAGAATTTAGCTTTATTGGTCGTGTACTGGACAATGTATTTGTCCGTGGTGGTTATGGTTATACCGATACTGAAGTGAAAAAAGATAAGGAAAAACCACAGAATGTAGGGAATGCGCTAGCAAATACCTCTAAAAATACAGGCAACCTATTTGTGCGCTACTTACCTACAGAAAAGCTTTATGGTGAAGTGGGTGTGACCTATGTTGGCTCTTATTACACAAACATCAATAACTTGAACAAAATGGAAGGCTTCAACCGTGTCGATGCTGCCATTGGTTATAGTGCTGACCCATGGAACGTGACTTTAGCTGTCAGCAACCTGACCAATAAAGAATACTGGCGTTCGGACTCTATGCCAGGTACACCACGTAGCTTCCTCATGCGTTTGAACTACCAGTTCTAA
- a CDS encoding D-alanine--D-alanine ligase — translation MSNASKFGKVAVLLGGKSAEREVSLDSGAAVLEALVRSGVNAEAFDPQERSVTELVGYDRAFIVLHGRGGEDGQIQGVLEWLNIPYTGTGVQGSAIGMDKVKTKQIWQGSDLPTAPYRIISQESDLAEVVANLGLPLIIKPVHEGSSVGMSKVEKAEDLAAAIAKATQHDAVVMAEKWITGREFTISFLNGQPLPVIRLQPPADVAFYDYEAKYQRNDVEYGIPCGLSAEEEQKLQALCLRAFQTVGASGWGRIDAMQDEQGNFWLLEVNTVPGMTSHSLVPKAANAVGYSFDALCVQILEQTLTGAAH, via the coding sequence GTGTCAAATGCTTCAAAATTCGGCAAAGTAGCGGTGTTGCTTGGTGGTAAGTCTGCTGAGCGTGAGGTTTCTCTAGATAGTGGTGCAGCTGTACTTGAAGCATTGGTTCGTTCGGGTGTAAATGCAGAAGCTTTTGACCCGCAAGAGCGTAGTGTGACCGAATTGGTCGGTTATGACCGCGCGTTTATTGTGTTGCATGGTCGTGGTGGAGAAGACGGTCAAATCCAAGGTGTCTTAGAGTGGCTCAACATCCCGTATACCGGAACAGGCGTACAGGGTTCTGCCATTGGTATGGATAAAGTTAAAACCAAGCAAATTTGGCAGGGTTCAGACTTACCAACAGCGCCTTATCGCATCATTAGCCAAGAGTCAGATTTGGCTGAAGTGGTGGCGAATTTGGGTCTTCCACTGATTATCAAGCCAGTACACGAAGGCTCAAGTGTCGGCATGAGTAAAGTCGAAAAAGCAGAAGATTTAGCAGCGGCAATTGCCAAAGCGACCCAACACGATGCTGTGGTGATGGCTGAAAAATGGATTACGGGACGTGAATTCACGATTTCATTTTTAAATGGTCAACCGTTACCTGTGATTCGTCTACAACCGCCTGCGGATGTGGCTTTTTATGATTATGAAGCGAAATATCAACGTAATGATGTGGAATACGGAATTCCGTGTGGCTTAAGTGCTGAAGAAGAGCAAAAGTTACAAGCGCTGTGCCTCCGTGCATTCCAAACGGTAGGTGCAAGTGGTTGGGGCCGTATTGATGCGATGCAAGATGAGCAAGGCAATTTCTGGTTACTTGAAGTGAATACAGTACCTGGTATGACTAGTCACTCTTTGGTGCCAAAAGCAGCAAATGCAGTGGGTTATAGCTTTGATGCACTTTGTGTCCAAATTTTAGAGCAAACACTGACAGGTGCGGCTCACTAA
- the ftsA gene encoding cell division protein FtsA, which yields MNEAVPSVVAIDIGTHKVSVLIGKVHAPDNIQVIGMATARNRGMNKGKIVSLDKVITAIKNAVQEAEDMAECRVHSAWVSIPSAELKSFYASGRTPVENTDHTITTSEVVRALELAKASHMTSDHYLVSAVPLGFELDDSTEWVQNPIRMSAHSMIGHYQLMMLPISTMQNLDRALKGANIGVEKLVVSCLATAEASLLKDEKEYGVCLVDIGAGTTNIAVYLDGRLALTHTLQRGGEHVTRDIAAVLQTTTEEAERIKLLYGCVDIKSVKPDHMIQIQGIDGPQTISRIELTEIVIARYEEILGQVRQELERNGAIHGLYHGVVLTGDASQIEGMVTLTRRMLGVSAHLGNPPVQVTADEQNIAALRRSQYATAAGLLMFSQSETQETIVEPEDTEKLSLIKRVGRAWSGLNEKLKSVF from the coding sequence ATGAATGAAGCGGTTCCCTCAGTTGTTGCGATTGACATTGGGACGCACAAAGTTTCAGTTTTGATTGGTAAGGTACATGCGCCAGACAATATCCAAGTGATAGGAATGGCAACTGCTCGTAACCGAGGCATGAATAAAGGAAAAATTGTAAGTCTTGATAAAGTCATTACAGCGATAAAAAATGCCGTGCAAGAAGCAGAAGATATGGCTGAATGCCGTGTCCATTCCGCGTGGGTCTCAATCCCAAGTGCCGAGTTAAAAAGCTTTTATGCATCTGGACGCACGCCAGTTGAAAATACTGACCATACAATTACAACAAGTGAAGTGGTTCGTGCATTAGAGTTGGCTAAAGCCAGCCACATGACCTCGGATCATTATTTGGTCAGTGCTGTTCCACTGGGCTTTGAGCTAGATGACTCCACTGAGTGGGTACAAAACCCAATACGGATGTCTGCACACAGCATGATTGGTCATTATCAGTTGATGATGCTACCGATTAGCACTATGCAAAACCTTGATCGGGCCTTGAAGGGGGCGAACATTGGGGTGGAGAAACTGGTGGTGTCTTGTTTGGCAACGGCAGAAGCGAGCCTACTCAAAGATGAAAAAGAGTATGGTGTCTGTTTGGTTGATATTGGTGCAGGTACCACCAACATTGCGGTGTATTTGGATGGTCGTTTGGCGTTGACACATACTTTGCAGCGTGGTGGCGAGCATGTGACGCGTGATATTGCTGCTGTGTTACAAACCACCACTGAAGAAGCTGAGCGAATTAAATTACTCTATGGGTGTGTCGACATTAAGTCGGTTAAACCGGACCATATGATTCAGATCCAAGGGATTGATGGTCCACAAACGATTAGCCGTATTGAGTTGACTGAAATCGTGATTGCACGTTATGAAGAAATCTTAGGCCAAGTTCGCCAGGAGCTAGAGCGTAATGGTGCGATTCATGGTTTGTATCACGGTGTGGTGTTAACTGGTGATGCCAGTCAAATCGAAGGCATGGTGACGTTGACCCGTCGTATGTTAGGCGTGTCTGCGCATTTGGGTAATCCGCCTGTACAAGTGACAGCAGATGAGCAAAATATTGCCGCACTGCGTCGCTCTCAGTATGCCACTGCCGCAGGTTTGTTGATGTTTAGTCAGAGCGAAACACAAGAAACCATAGTGGAACCAGAAGATACAGAAAAACTTTCTTTGATTAAGCGCGTTGGACGTGCTTGGTCTGGACTCAATGAAAAGCTGAAATCTGTTTTTTAA
- the murG gene encoding undecaprenyldiphospho-muramoylpentapeptide beta-N-acetylglucosaminyltransferase, producing the protein MMMAAGTGGHVFPALAVAKELQKQGCQVSWLATPTGMENRLLKNHDIPIYQIDIQGVRGNGLVRKVLAPFKILKATLSAMRYMKQLKVDAVAGFGGYVAGPGGLAARALGIPVIIHEQNAIAGFTNTQLSRIAQTVCQAFPNTFAAQDKIVTTGNPVRKEITEILNPSWRYQEREKTGLPLRVLIVGGSLGAQALNERIPEALKQLNVPLSVYHQCGQNHAEATQARYADAPEQLQVEVQPFIEDMAQAYSDADLIICRAGALTVTEIATAGVAAVFVPLPSAVDDHQTANAKFLANIGAAKICPQASMTPESLKALLLPLMNRQLLSEMAVKARQQAQPDATQHVVRLIQAL; encoded by the coding sequence ATGATGATGGCTGCCGGAACGGGTGGACATGTTTTTCCAGCACTTGCTGTGGCTAAGGAATTACAGAAACAAGGCTGCCAAGTCTCGTGGCTTGCTACGCCTACAGGTATGGAAAACCGTCTGCTTAAAAATCACGATATCCCGATTTATCAAATTGATATTCAAGGTGTGCGCGGCAATGGCTTAGTCCGCAAAGTATTGGCACCCTTTAAAATTTTAAAAGCTACTTTAAGCGCAATGCGCTACATGAAGCAGCTCAAAGTTGATGCAGTCGCGGGCTTTGGGGGCTATGTTGCTGGGCCGGGGGGATTGGCTGCGCGCGCACTGGGTATCCCCGTGATTATTCATGAGCAGAATGCGATTGCGGGTTTTACCAATACGCAGTTATCACGTATTGCACAAACAGTGTGTCAGGCGTTTCCAAATACCTTTGCTGCACAAGATAAAATTGTGACCACGGGTAATCCCGTCCGCAAAGAGATTACGGAAATTTTAAATCCGTCTTGGCGTTATCAAGAACGTGAAAAAACAGGTCTGCCACTGCGAGTGTTAATTGTGGGGGGCTCGTTGGGTGCACAAGCGTTAAATGAACGCATTCCTGAAGCCTTGAAGCAACTCAATGTGCCTTTAAGCGTTTATCATCAGTGTGGTCAAAACCATGCAGAGGCGACACAAGCGCGCTATGCCGATGCACCTGAACAGCTTCAAGTTGAGGTTCAACCTTTTATTGAAGATATGGCTCAAGCCTATAGCGATGCTGACTTAATTATTTGCCGTGCTGGGGCGTTAACCGTGACTGAAATTGCAACTGCTGGTGTGGCTGCGGTATTTGTTCCACTGCCAAGCGCTGTGGATGATCACCAAACGGCCAATGCAAAGTTTTTAGCCAATATCGGTGCAGCTAAAATTTGCCCACAAGCAAGCATGACGCCCGAGAGTTTAAAAGCATTATTATTACCCTTGATGAACCGTCAGTTATTGTCTGAAATGGCAGTGAAAGCACGTCAGCAAGCACAACCCGATGCAACCCAACATGTGGTTCGTTTAATTCAAGCATTGTAA
- the murC gene encoding UDP-N-acetylmuramate--L-alanine ligase — translation MSPSTPADQAKKLIKVPEMRRIKHIHFIGIGGAGMCGIAEVLKNQGYKVSGSDIKASKTTAQLEENGIKVYIGHTAENIQGANVIVVSTAIDAENPEIKAAIETRTPVVRRAEMLGELMRYRHGIAVAGTHGKTTTTSLVTCMLAEENLDPTYVIGGLLNRTGVNAALGASRFIVAEADESDASFLHLQPMATIVTNIDADHMDTYGGSFDVLKDTFVQFLQKLPFYGLAVVCGDDANIREIMPRIGRPLITYGFNEDNDIRAVDIEQEGMQSHFTVLRKDREPLRLTINLPGLHNILNALAAIGIATDEGVSDAAIARALESFSGVGRRFQVQGEFDIEGGNVKLVDDYGHHPKEVEATIKAARASHPDRRLVMMFQPHRFSRTRDCFDDFVDVLSHVDQLLLLEVYPAGEKPIVGADSRSLARSIRLRGDVEPILIDPVEGNLQHALKKVLQADDLLLTQGAGNVGAISVELASNHLYLK, via the coding sequence ATGTCGCCATCTACGCCTGCTGATCAAGCAAAAAAGTTAATTAAAGTGCCAGAAATGCGCCGTATTAAGCACATCCATTTTATTGGGATTGGTGGTGCAGGTATGTGTGGTATTGCCGAAGTGCTCAAGAACCAAGGCTATAAAGTCTCAGGTTCAGATATCAAGGCATCAAAAACCACGGCTCAGCTTGAAGAAAACGGCATCAAAGTCTATATCGGGCATACTGCTGAAAATATTCAGGGTGCAAACGTGATTGTGGTGTCGACTGCAATTGATGCAGAAAACCCAGAAATTAAAGCGGCTATTGAAACGCGTACACCTGTGGTTCGCCGTGCAGAAATGCTGGGTGAGCTGATGCGCTATCGTCATGGGATTGCAGTTGCGGGAACACATGGTAAAACCACGACCACAAGTCTAGTCACGTGCATGTTGGCAGAAGAAAATCTCGATCCAACCTATGTGATTGGTGGTTTGCTGAACCGTACCGGTGTGAATGCTGCGCTGGGTGCGAGTCGTTTTATCGTGGCAGAGGCAGATGAATCAGATGCATCATTCCTGCATTTGCAACCGATGGCCACTATTGTGACCAATATTGATGCAGACCATATGGACACCTATGGTGGTAGCTTCGATGTTTTAAAAGATACCTTTGTACAGTTCTTACAAAAACTACCGTTTTACGGCTTGGCTGTGGTCTGTGGCGATGATGCCAATATTCGTGAAATCATGCCGCGCATTGGTCGTCCATTGATCACGTATGGTTTTAACGAAGACAATGACATTCGTGCAGTGGATATTGAACAAGAAGGCATGCAGTCGCACTTTACCGTATTGCGTAAAGATCGTGAGCCTTTGCGTTTAACCATCAATTTGCCGGGTTTACATAATATTTTAAATGCACTTGCAGCAATCGGTATTGCAACCGATGAAGGTGTATCTGATGCTGCGATTGCACGTGCGTTGGAGAGTTTCAGTGGTGTAGGTCGTCGTTTCCAAGTACAGGGCGAATTTGACATTGAAGGTGGCAATGTGAAATTGGTGGATGACTATGGTCACCATCCAAAAGAAGTCGAAGCGACCATTAAAGCTGCACGTGCAAGCCATCCAGACCGTCGTTTAGTGATGATGTTCCAACCGCACCGTTTTAGCCGTACCCGTGACTGTTTCGATGACTTTGTGGATGTATTGTCACATGTCGATCAGTTATTGTTGCTTGAAGTCTATCCTGCGGGCGAAAAACCGATTGTGGGGGCAGACAGTCGTTCATTGGCGCGTAGTATTCGTTTACGTGGCGATGTAGAGCCGATTTTGATCGATCCAGTCGAAGGTAATTTGCAGCATGCGTTGAAAAAAGTGTTACAAGCAGATGACTTGTTATTGACGCAAGGCGCAGGTAATGTGGGGGCTATCTCGGTTGAGCTTGCAAGCAATCATTTATATTTAAAATAA
- a CDS encoding glutathione peroxidase produces MTTIYDFQAELLEGEQKNLADYQGKVLLVVNTASQCGLTPQFEGLEQLYQDYQPQGLLVLGFPCNQFAQQDPASNEEIGSFCQRNYGVSFPMFAKVDVNGPAAHPLYQYLTSEAKGILGSQSIKWNFTKFLINQKGQVVKRYAPIVKPEKIAKDIQRLLA; encoded by the coding sequence ATGACCACAATTTATGATTTTCAGGCCGAACTGTTGGAAGGCGAGCAAAAAAATCTAGCCGACTATCAGGGCAAAGTTTTATTGGTGGTGAATACCGCGAGCCAATGTGGTTTAACCCCACAGTTTGAAGGTTTGGAACAGTTATATCAGGACTACCAACCACAAGGTCTTTTAGTTTTAGGTTTTCCCTGCAACCAATTTGCGCAGCAAGACCCTGCGAGTAATGAAGAGATCGGCAGTTTTTGTCAGCGTAATTATGGGGTTTCTTTCCCGATGTTTGCTAAGGTTGATGTGAATGGTCCTGCTGCGCATCCGCTGTATCAGTATTTAACGTCTGAGGCGAAAGGCATTCTAGGTAGTCAAAGCATCAAGTGGAATTTCACCAAGTTTCTGATTAATCAAAAAGGGCAGGTGGTGAAACGTTATGCGCCGATCGTTAAACCTGAAAAAATTGCTAAGGATATTCAACGCCTTTTGGCTTAA
- a CDS encoding MarR family winged helix-turn-helix transcriptional regulator: MADTPLLENRVCFAMYSATNAMVRQYRPRLQAYDLTYPQFIVLLTLYEQDNVTLTEIGQKTFFDSGTLTPIIKKLEEKQFLKRVAVKEDERMKKVVLLEKALLAKDKIMAIPFELACSLSLDPDDLVAIHQLCQRFLNGLEQPQPDR; encoded by the coding sequence ATGGCTGACACCCCACTTTTAGAAAACCGCGTGTGTTTTGCCATGTATTCCGCAACCAATGCTATGGTCCGTCAATACCGCCCACGCCTACAAGCCTATGATCTGACCTATCCTCAGTTTATTGTTTTATTGACTCTATATGAGCAGGACAATGTGACGTTGACTGAAATTGGACAAAAAACTTTTTTTGACTCTGGCACCTTAACCCCTATTATTAAGAAGCTAGAAGAAAAACAATTTTTAAAGCGTGTCGCAGTCAAGGAGGATGAACGTATGAAAAAAGTCGTACTTCTAGAAAAAGCACTCCTAGCTAAAGACAAAATTATGGCCATTCCATTTGAGCTGGCGTGTTCTTTAAGTCTAGATCCGGATGATTTGGTAGCCATCCATCAACTGTGTCAGCGTTTTTTAAACGGCTTAGAACAGCCTCAACCCGACAGGTGA